Proteins co-encoded in one Nitratireductor kimnyeongensis genomic window:
- a CDS encoding amino acid adenylation domain-containing protein, translated as MALHDIVAEVAYANPDATAISFDDMEMTYGAFDRIASKLAARIMSMGVRKGDIVGLLLPRSAKTLIAKLAILKAGAAYAPFDPAYPAEHLSYVLEDSAPRALMIDRESTSLAANLPIAGARLVDIDKALSESAGDDPKTAFPSIGGGDAAYVMYTSGSTGRPKGVVIPHRGIQRLVCDQNFVDFRPYDVVLHTASISFDASTFEIWGALLNGAHLTGIGDRTLSMQRIATTIESKRVSIALLTTGLFNLLVDHAGGNFGSLRQMLFGGEVASADHVRRFLQAHPSCVLTNVYGPTEVSCMASTYEVPSDFAGDTVPIGYSIANNGVHILDDDFNELSPGREGQLAVSGDGLAIGYLNRPELTEERFVTIRTATGETLRCYLTGDMAVMDPDGLLHFRGRRDRQVKIDGKRIELDEIETVLRRDNALADAVVQCHQAGPVKRLVAYLRPRSMNGLDEIEFAAGVLTRLKGLLPAHMVPGRAIVLQAFPLNRSGKVDRTRLPNPIETAPTVTASNAPPSQGIEGMIARHWRAVLGTDAVGLDQNFFDLGGTSMQLMRVHAVLEQELGRSIDVVSVFEHAKIRALARFLQKAPDGDQPGFEARNRAARQKRGMSQFRRSRQ; from the coding sequence ATGGCACTACACGACATCGTGGCCGAGGTCGCATACGCCAACCCCGATGCCACTGCCATCTCGTTCGACGACATGGAGATGACGTATGGCGCCTTCGACCGCATCGCGTCGAAACTCGCCGCCCGCATCATGTCCATGGGGGTGCGCAAGGGAGACATCGTGGGGCTTCTTCTGCCTCGTTCAGCCAAAACGCTCATCGCCAAGCTGGCGATCCTCAAGGCAGGGGCAGCCTATGCCCCGTTTGATCCAGCCTACCCCGCGGAACACCTCTCCTACGTGTTGGAAGACAGTGCCCCCCGTGCACTCATGATCGACCGAGAAAGCACCTCGCTCGCTGCAAACCTTCCGATAGCGGGCGCCCGCCTTGTCGATATCGATAAAGCGCTTTCGGAATCGGCCGGCGACGATCCCAAAACGGCATTCCCCTCCATTGGCGGTGGGGATGCGGCTTATGTGATGTACACGTCCGGCTCGACGGGACGCCCAAAGGGGGTTGTGATACCGCATCGTGGCATCCAACGACTTGTGTGTGACCAGAATTTTGTCGATTTCCGCCCCTATGACGTGGTGCTGCACACCGCCTCCATATCATTCGACGCGTCGACTTTCGAAATCTGGGGGGCACTTCTCAACGGGGCGCATCTTACAGGCATAGGCGACCGCACGCTGTCCATGCAGCGGATCGCCACGACGATCGAGAGCAAGCGCGTCTCGATTGCACTTTTGACGACCGGGCTCTTCAATCTCCTAGTTGATCATGCAGGCGGCAATTTCGGTTCGCTCCGGCAAATGCTCTTTGGCGGCGAAGTGGCTTCCGCCGACCATGTGAGGCGCTTCCTCCAAGCCCATCCGTCCTGTGTTCTCACCAATGTGTATGGTCCCACGGAAGTCTCCTGCATGGCGTCGACATACGAAGTTCCGTCCGATTTTGCAGGTGACACTGTGCCCATCGGCTACTCCATCGCCAACAATGGCGTTCACATTCTCGATGACGACTTCAACGAGCTTTCACCGGGCCGGGAAGGCCAACTTGCGGTGTCTGGCGACGGGCTCGCCATCGGTTATCTGAACCGGCCGGAGTTGACCGAGGAGCGCTTTGTCACGATCCGCACGGCAACCGGTGAGACCCTGCGTTGCTATCTGACAGGTGACATGGCGGTTATGGATCCGGACGGTCTCCTGCACTTCCGGGGGCGGCGGGACCGACAGGTCAAGATCGATGGCAAACGCATCGAGCTTGACGAGATCGAGACGGTCTTGCGCCGCGACAACGCCCTCGCCGATGCGGTGGTGCAGTGCCATCAGGCCGGACCGGTCAAGCGGCTGGTCGCTTATCTGCGTCCTCGTTCGATGAACGGGCTCGACGAGATCGAATTCGCGGCCGGTGTGCTGACCCGGCTGAAGGGGCTCCTGCCGGCCCATATGGTACCGGGACGGGCGATCGTCCTGCAGGCGTTTCCGCTCAATCGCTCGGGAAAGGTCGACCGCACGCGGCTGCCGAACCCGATAGAGACAGCACCGACCGTCACTGCTTCCAACGCGCCGCCGTCCCAGGGCATCGAAGGCATGATCGCGCGACACTGGCGCGCGGTGCTCGGCACCGATGCGGTCGGCCTGGATCAGAACTTCTTCGATCTCGGCGGCACATCCATGCAGCTCATGCGGGTGCATGCGGTGCTGGAACAGGAGCTTGGACGCAGCATCGACGTGGTGAGCGTGTTCGAGCATGCGAAAATCCGCGCTCTGGCCCGCTTTCTTCAGAAAGCACCAGATGGTGACCAACCGGGCTTTGAAGCCCGCAATCGTGCTGCGCGACAGAAGCGGGGCATGTCGCAGTTTCGTCGGAGCAGACAATGA
- a CDS encoding glycoside hydrolase family 16 protein, with protein sequence MPFAPEKPARLTRRRALAGGAAALGAPLVTVFAPVSTGAEDQLAIRSDILNVEAMQIAFDEDFSTLDVSAWGPGTRWIAHTPWSGDFGGARFANPGERSPFRIVDGNLRIEARRDPEGEWQSGLLASVDPDGNGFSQQYGYFEMRARLPEGPGVWPAFWLIGKDRSTATAEIDIFEFYGDKPDGYSSVVHVWHRDGRHYSRFHRNAVFVEARPDAFHTYGVKVDPDWIRFYFDREFVWKTETQPEHRQPLYILLNLALVDGPTRDATPDPSHMIVDYVRAYRLD encoded by the coding sequence GTGCCATTCGCCCCAGAAAAACCAGCTCGTCTGACACGCCGGCGCGCACTCGCTGGCGGCGCTGCGGCTTTGGGCGCCCCCCTAGTCACTGTATTCGCACCCGTATCAACCGGTGCAGAGGATCAACTCGCAATCCGATCTGACATACTGAATGTGGAGGCGATGCAGATCGCCTTCGACGAGGATTTCTCCACACTTGACGTTTCGGCCTGGGGTCCGGGGACGCGCTGGATCGCTCACACGCCCTGGTCAGGGGATTTCGGCGGCGCGCGGTTTGCCAATCCCGGTGAACGATCACCGTTCCGCATTGTCGACGGCAATTTGCGCATTGAGGCGAGGCGCGACCCGGAAGGCGAATGGCAATCAGGGCTGCTCGCCTCGGTGGATCCGGATGGAAACGGGTTTTCTCAGCAATACGGCTACTTCGAAATGCGTGCGCGATTGCCCGAGGGACCGGGTGTCTGGCCGGCCTTCTGGTTGATCGGTAAAGATCGCTCAACGGCCACAGCGGAGATCGATATATTCGAGTTCTACGGCGACAAGCCGGACGGTTATTCCTCAGTCGTACATGTCTGGCATCGGGACGGACGCCACTATTCCCGCTTTCATAGAAACGCGGTTTTTGTGGAGGCAAGGCCTGATGCGTTTCATACATATGGGGTGAAAGTGGATCCGGACTGGATCCGGTTTTACTTCGATCGGGAATTCGTCTGGAAGACAGAAACGCAGCCCGAACATCGGCAGCCGCTTTATATTCTGCTCAATCTCGCTCTCGTGGACGGCCCAACCAGAGACGCCACGCCCGACCCCTCGCACATGATAGTCGACTACGTGCGGGCTTACCGCCTCGACTAA
- a CDS encoding non-ribosomal peptide synthetase/type I polyketide synthase, with protein MSGYIPMQSQPMEPETGLDEGIGSVAIIGMAGRFPGAPSVDALWQMVREGRHAFRTFAADEIEDAYDEATRASPDYVPSRPYLDDVGMFDAEFFGIYPREAAVLDPQFRLFLEICWEALESAGCDPFGPKQSIGVFAGSAMSTYLINNILSDRKKAEAFTSGYQVEMFNELVGAINDTLATRVAYKLNLKGPAFTIQSACSTSLLAVTQACQNLLTYGCDMALAGGVSISVPQKRGYIHMEGGMVSPDGFCRPFDAQAGGTVFGSGGGVVLLKRLEDAIDDGDTIHAVIRGYGVNNDGADKVGYTAPSVSGQADAIAAALASAGIDPESIGYVECHGTATPLGDPIEFNGLMNAFGGDGAEGHCALGSVKGNIGHLDAAAGVTGLIKAALVVRDGEIPPVANFKSPNPHMALKNSLFRVPTELAAWKGEGVKRRAGVSSFGVGGTNVHVVLEQAPMRPAPSEELPDKPLILPLSARNEAALAAMRKNLANALRDSTEPLATLAHTLQQGRHAFSKRTAVIARTREEAIAALDSERPISGVAAQDAPPVVFMFPGQGAQHVGMGGALYDNEPVFAKWIDKGADFLEPLIGRDIRDFIRLPDGNVPQDLSEALRDTQIAQPALFLVEYATAKLWIRRGLMPEAMIGHSVGEFVAAALSGTMRFEDALGLVAARGRLMQSQPRGAMVSVRAEAETIAVHLCNGVQVAAANAPKLSVISGTFEAMDETCAALDAAGIAYSRLHTSHAFHSAMMDEAAKALELETAKVEYGPSTIPYISCVSGDWQTDAQSASPAYWARHCRDAVRFAEGIKAVARERRSVFVEVGPGRTLSVFTAQTLKRDEIAAIIQSLPEHDRASFGEDVFAEAHARSWIAGCGLDWPALPQTARRKIPLPTYPFQRQMHWIDAPTPQNRAHAASAAPLPETPAQAISTDGMSPMTAESSTTDRRTTLERALTTLLSDLSGEDLPDDAAGATFLELGFDSLFIGQFAQKVEKEYKIKLSFRELLGNIPTIHELARHLDAELPADAMQQASSTPVAQVPPTPDVASAAPSSVANGTPQAPHGLEALFQSQLQMAQQLFAQQMQTIQSLGGSIPAAAPLAAPQLAPGPTAMPAPDTGGDESEIGGGRIRVYKPGAQAGEKALTEEKRGFINGLVVRYCEKNARSKAFTQEHRPHLADPRAASGFRADWKELVFPIVCDRSKGSRIWDIDGNEYIDLVNGMGQTAFGHAPNFVIEAIRAQTDKGFAIGPQTPLAGEVADLISELTGHSRVTFCNTGSEAVMAAMRVARTVTGRNRIVVFGNDYHGQFDEVLVKGRSRAGQHRTLPIAAGIPTDSLSNITVLPYGAYESLDWIRANADELAAVIIEPVQSRHPELQPIEFVRALRTVATERDFALVFDEVVTGFRVDPGGMQAVWGIRGDLATYGKVLGGGMPIGVLAGDSRYMDALDGGHWDYGDDSVPMVAPTFFAGTFVRHPVVLAATRAVLEHIKGEGRALYDRVATRTETLVTELNGQLSDRGIATQIHGYKSWFVTDFGNADPLGALFYPYARMQGLHVQDGYPCFLTTAHSEEDFSRIAMVFGETLDALQGAGILTADDGRAERPTAKPLQETPQQAPLTEAQKEIWLAAQAGDEASCSFNESFNLTLTGTLDEAAFRKAFDLVVARHNALHIRFARTGKHFEVTPDFRIDMPLTEASDTAALAQIVEREARTPFDLVNGPLARAELVRLSNDRHVLVFTAHHIVCDGWSANVLIEELGTAYSALARGETPDLPPALAFSTYAQTRASRSEDDEETERFWLSQFETVPDLPDLPNERPRPETRSFAGGTVTAHIDRDVYKRLKKAGAKNGATLFSTLLAAMQVMIARLSGSDDIVIAVPSAGQSLLDHEILVGHCVNLLPLRQRLDEERSFAEHLKDTQQLVLQAFEHQDFTYGTLVRKLGMKRDPSRLPLTEIQFNLERVTKGMDFGGLAAKVTPNPKAFSNFDMFANVIESEDGIRIDVDYNGDVFDPETIERWLGHFATLVGALAEDMSKPIERLPLMSQNEMDWLAYELNQTQAAYDDERFAFELFGVRAAETPDAIAATHGEESITYGELDARSWQMARLLQEKLLVPGCRVAVALDRSIDMLVTLLAIMKADHIYVPLDPDHPEARLRQTMEAAKISALICNSDRIADLTGDDVLPIMLDDEREAIAARDAAPLEERVYGTDAAAYIIFTSGSTGVPKGVEVPHNALVNFLTSMAKQPGFAADDTLLAVTTISFDIAALELYLPLICGGRVVIADRIEVQDGFRLVKRLDDCGATVLQATPTLWQMLVEAGLGERRSLKMLCGGEPLPAALAHSLCALGGELWNMYGPTETTIWSSFARIDDPDAPITIGQPIANTQLYILDARNRLAPVGAMGELNIGGDGLAIGYFNNAEQTQAAFRNVSIGGVPQRLYKTGDIGRRMPDGSLQLLGRRDNQIKLRGFRIELGDIEAVIAKAEGVRQCAVVAPLNRNGDRQLVCHIVPDDPANPPEPKALSAHGNGLLPGHMVPAFWVNAEALPQTANGKLDRKTLEKQGIPRQEAAVIRTAPRTPMEEKLSAIWRDVLNIPQIGVEENIYALGADSLSIFRIAARMIDAGLPLEARHLLQHPTIGELALIADETDGETVNGVRPHVPSLKDFRHGARRRMEAHG; from the coding sequence ATGAGCGGGTATATTCCGATGCAGTCTCAGCCGATGGAGCCTGAGACGGGACTGGATGAGGGCATCGGCAGCGTTGCTATCATCGGCATGGCCGGGCGGTTTCCCGGTGCGCCATCGGTCGATGCGCTGTGGCAGATGGTGCGCGAGGGGCGGCATGCCTTCCGCACCTTTGCGGCCGATGAAATCGAGGACGCCTATGACGAGGCGACGCGCGCCTCGCCGGACTATGTGCCCTCCCGCCCTTATCTGGACGATGTGGGCATGTTCGATGCGGAATTCTTCGGCATCTATCCGCGCGAGGCGGCGGTGCTCGACCCGCAGTTCCGGCTGTTTCTGGAAATCTGCTGGGAAGCGCTGGAAAGTGCGGGCTGCGACCCCTTTGGCCCGAAACAGTCGATCGGCGTCTTCGCCGGCTCGGCGATGAGCACCTATCTCATCAACAACATCCTGTCGGACCGGAAAAAGGCCGAAGCCTTCACCTCCGGCTATCAGGTCGAGATGTTCAACGAACTGGTGGGCGCAATCAACGACACGCTGGCGACGCGTGTTGCCTACAAGCTCAACCTGAAAGGGCCGGCCTTCACCATCCAGTCGGCCTGCTCCACATCGCTCCTGGCGGTGACGCAGGCCTGCCAGAACCTTTTGACCTATGGCTGCGACATGGCGCTGGCGGGCGGTGTGTCGATCTCGGTGCCGCAGAAGCGCGGCTACATTCACATGGAAGGCGGCATGGTTTCGCCGGACGGTTTCTGCCGGCCCTTCGATGCGCAGGCAGGCGGCACGGTGTTCGGCAGCGGCGGCGGCGTGGTGCTTCTGAAACGGCTCGAAGACGCCATCGACGATGGCGACACGATCCACGCGGTCATTCGCGGCTATGGCGTCAACAATGACGGCGCGGACAAGGTGGGCTACACCGCACCCAGCGTTTCTGGACAGGCCGACGCGATTGCGGCGGCCCTTGCCAGTGCCGGCATCGACCCCGAGAGCATCGGTTATGTGGAATGCCACGGCACCGCAACGCCGCTCGGCGATCCCATCGAGTTCAACGGCCTGATGAACGCTTTTGGCGGCGATGGCGCTGAAGGCCACTGCGCGCTCGGGTCCGTGAAAGGCAATATCGGCCATCTGGACGCCGCTGCGGGCGTGACGGGTCTCATCAAGGCAGCGCTCGTGGTGCGCGATGGCGAGATCCCGCCGGTGGCAAATTTCAAATCGCCCAACCCGCATATGGCGCTGAAGAACAGTCTGTTCCGCGTCCCTACGGAGCTCGCAGCATGGAAGGGGGAGGGCGTGAAGCGTCGAGCCGGTGTGAGCTCCTTCGGCGTTGGCGGAACCAATGTTCATGTGGTGCTCGAGCAGGCGCCCATGAGGCCTGCCCCATCAGAAGAATTGCCCGACAAGCCGCTCATTCTCCCGCTTTCGGCGCGGAACGAGGCGGCGCTTGCCGCGATGCGCAAGAATCTGGCCAATGCACTGCGCGACAGCACAGAGCCGCTCGCCACCCTAGCGCACACTCTGCAACAGGGACGGCATGCTTTCTCGAAACGAACCGCGGTCATCGCACGCACGCGAGAGGAGGCGATTGCGGCGCTTGACTCTGAACGCCCGATCAGCGGCGTGGCAGCACAGGATGCTCCCCCTGTGGTCTTCATGTTCCCAGGGCAAGGGGCGCAGCATGTGGGCATGGGTGGCGCTCTTTATGACAACGAACCTGTCTTTGCCAAATGGATCGACAAGGGTGCTGATTTTCTTGAGCCTCTGATTGGCCGCGACATTCGCGATTTCATCCGACTTCCCGACGGCAACGTACCGCAAGATCTTTCCGAAGCACTGCGCGACACGCAGATCGCCCAGCCTGCCCTCTTTCTCGTCGAATATGCGACGGCAAAACTCTGGATTCGCCGTGGCCTCATGCCCGAAGCTATGATCGGCCACAGCGTGGGTGAATTCGTTGCCGCCGCGCTTTCGGGCACGATGCGCTTCGAGGATGCGCTCGGGCTGGTCGCAGCACGCGGGCGGCTGATGCAGAGCCAGCCCAGGGGAGCCATGGTTTCGGTGCGGGCGGAGGCTGAAACGATCGCTGTGCATCTTTGCAACGGGGTGCAGGTCGCAGCCGCCAATGCGCCAAAACTCAGCGTCATCTCCGGCACATTCGAGGCAATGGACGAGACATGCGCAGCGCTTGACGCGGCGGGCATCGCCTATAGCCGGCTGCACACGTCGCACGCCTTCCATTCGGCGATGATGGACGAGGCAGCCAAAGCGCTTGAACTAGAGACGGCAAAGGTCGAGTACGGTCCATCCACCATTCCCTACATTTCCTGTGTCAGCGGCGACTGGCAGACGGATGCACAGAGCGCTTCGCCCGCATACTGGGCGCGTCACTGCCGCGACGCGGTGCGCTTTGCCGAGGGTATCAAGGCCGTCGCGCGCGAGCGCAGATCGGTTTTCGTCGAGGTCGGTCCCGGCCGTACGCTTTCGGTTTTCACCGCGCAGACGCTGAAGCGCGATGAGATCGCCGCCATTATCCAGTCCCTGCCCGAACACGACCGCGCATCCTTTGGCGAGGACGTTTTCGCCGAAGCCCATGCGCGGTCGTGGATCGCCGGCTGCGGGCTCGACTGGCCGGCCCTGCCACAGACGGCCCGGCGGAAAATTCCGCTGCCGACCTATCCCTTCCAGCGCCAGATGCACTGGATCGACGCACCGACGCCACAGAACCGGGCGCATGCGGCTTCTGCCGCCCCGCTGCCCGAAACACCGGCACAAGCAATCTCTACAGACGGAATGAGCCCAATGACCGCTGAATCTTCGACAACCGACCGGCGCACCACGCTGGAACGCGCCCTGACCACCCTTCTCTCTGACCTTTCAGGCGAAGACCTGCCAGACGATGCAGCCGGCGCGACTTTTCTGGAACTTGGCTTCGATTCCCTCTTCATTGGCCAGTTCGCGCAGAAGGTGGAGAAGGAATACAAGATCAAGCTCTCCTTCCGCGAACTGCTCGGCAACATCCCGACGATTCACGAATTGGCGCGACACCTGGACGCCGAACTGCCGGCAGATGCCATGCAGCAGGCGTCTTCCACTCCGGTGGCTCAGGTCCCCCCCACGCCGGACGTCGCGTCTGCTGCGCCATCTTCAGTGGCGAATGGAACTCCACAGGCGCCTCATGGGCTCGAAGCGCTTTTCCAGTCCCAGTTGCAGATGGCGCAGCAACTTTTTGCGCAGCAGATGCAGACTATTCAGTCGCTTGGCGGCTCCATCCCAGCGGCGGCACCTTTAGCGGCGCCGCAGCTTGCTCCGGGACCAACCGCTATGCCCGCGCCTGACACAGGTGGCGACGAGAGCGAAATCGGCGGCGGCCGCATCCGTGTGTACAAGCCCGGCGCGCAGGCCGGCGAAAAGGCGCTCACGGAGGAAAAACGCGGTTTCATCAACGGTCTGGTCGTCCGCTATTGCGAGAAGAACGCCCGGTCCAAAGCGTTCACGCAGGAACATCGACCGCATCTGGCCGACCCGCGCGCTGCCTCCGGTTTCCGTGCCGACTGGAAGGAACTTGTTTTTCCGATTGTCTGCGACCGCTCGAAGGGGTCGCGCATCTGGGACATAGACGGCAATGAATATATCGATCTCGTGAACGGCATGGGACAAACCGCCTTCGGCCACGCACCCAACTTTGTGATCGAGGCAATCCGTGCCCAGACCGACAAGGGATTTGCCATTGGCCCGCAGACACCGCTTGCCGGCGAAGTGGCGGACCTGATCAGCGAACTGACCGGGCACAGCCGCGTCACCTTCTGCAACACCGGATCGGAAGCGGTTATGGCGGCCATGCGGGTTGCGCGCACGGTGACGGGCCGCAACCGCATCGTCGTTTTCGGCAATGATTATCACGGCCAGTTCGACGAAGTTCTGGTGAAGGGCCGCAGCCGTGCGGGGCAGCATCGCACCTTGCCCATAGCCGCCGGCATTCCCACAGATTCCCTGTCGAACATCACGGTTCTGCCCTATGGCGCGTATGAGAGTCTCGACTGGATCCGCGCCAATGCAGACGAGCTTGCGGCAGTCATCATCGAGCCGGTGCAAAGCCGCCATCCGGAGCTGCAGCCGATCGAATTCGTGCGTGCGTTACGGACCGTCGCAACGGAACGCGATTTCGCGCTGGTGTTCGACGAGGTGGTGACGGGCTTCCGCGTCGACCCCGGCGGCATGCAGGCCGTATGGGGCATACGCGGCGACCTCGCCACCTATGGCAAGGTGCTGGGCGGCGGAATGCCGATCGGCGTTCTGGCCGGTGACAGCCGTTATATGGATGCGCTCGATGGCGGTCACTGGGATTATGGCGATGACAGCGTACCAATGGTCGCGCCGACTTTCTTTGCAGGCACATTCGTGCGCCATCCTGTCGTGCTGGCGGCGACACGCGCCGTGCTCGAGCACATCAAGGGTGAAGGCCGTGCGCTCTACGATCGGGTGGCCACCCGCACGGAAACGCTTGTCACGGAGCTGAACGGCCAGCTTTCGGATCGCGGGATTGCGACGCAGATCCATGGCTACAAAAGCTGGTTCGTGACAGATTTCGGCAATGCCGACCCGCTCGGCGCGCTTTTTTATCCCTATGCGCGGATGCAGGGCCTGCATGTCCAGGATGGTTATCCCTGTTTCCTGACGACCGCGCATTCGGAAGAGGACTTTTCGCGCATTGCAATGGTCTTCGGCGAGACGCTCGACGCGCTTCAAGGCGCCGGCATTCTGACCGCCGATGACGGACGGGCTGAGCGCCCCACCGCGAAGCCCCTACAGGAGACGCCGCAACAGGCACCGCTGACCGAGGCGCAGAAGGAAATCTGGCTTGCAGCCCAGGCCGGCGACGAAGCCTCCTGTTCTTTCAACGAATCCTTCAATCTCACGCTTACCGGCACGCTGGACGAAGCAGCATTCCGCAAGGCGTTCGACCTGGTCGTGGCGCGACACAATGCGCTTCACATCCGTTTTGCGCGGACGGGCAAGCATTTCGAGGTGACACCCGATTTCCGCATCGACATGCCGTTAACGGAGGCCTCGGACACCGCAGCGCTTGCACAGATCGTTGAGCGCGAGGCGCGCACCCCCTTCGATCTCGTCAACGGTCCGCTGGCGCGCGCAGAACTCGTTCGGCTTTCAAACGACCGGCACGTGCTTGTCTTCACGGCCCATCACATCGTCTGCGATGGCTGGTCGGCGAATGTCCTGATCGAGGAACTGGGAACGGCCTATAGCGCGCTTGCGCGGGGCGAGACGCCTGACCTGCCCCCGGCACTGGCTTTTTCCACCTATGCGCAGACGCGCGCGAGCCGATCGGAGGACGATGAAGAGACGGAGCGGTTCTGGCTTTCGCAGTTTGAAACCGTGCCGGACCTGCCGGATTTGCCAAACGAAAGGCCGCGTCCCGAAACACGCAGTTTTGCCGGCGGCACTGTAACCGCGCATATCGACCGCGATGTCTACAAGAGGCTGAAGAAGGCAGGTGCAAAGAACGGCGCGACGCTGTTTTCTACCCTGCTCGCAGCCATGCAGGTGATGATCGCGCGTCTTTCGGGGAGCGATGACATCGTGATCGCCGTACCTTCGGCAGGCCAAAGCCTGCTTGATCACGAAATCCTGGTCGGCCATTGCGTCAATCTTCTGCCCCTGCGCCAGAGACTTGATGAAGAACGGTCCTTCGCCGAGCATTTGAAGGACACGCAGCAACTGGTTCTTCAGGCCTTCGAGCATCAGGACTTTACCTATGGAACACTGGTGCGGAAGCTTGGCATGAAACGCGACCCAAGTCGCCTGCCCCTGACCGAAATTCAGTTCAACCTGGAGCGGGTGACGAAGGGAATGGATTTTGGCGGGCTTGCCGCCAAGGTCACGCCCAACCCCAAGGCGTTTTCGAATTTCGACATGTTCGCCAACGTGATCGAGAGCGAAGACGGCATCCGCATCGATGTCGACTACAACGGCGACGTGTTCGATCCGGAAACCATCGAACGCTGGCTCGGCCATTTCGCCACGCTCGTGGGGGCGCTGGCAGAGGATATGTCCAAACCCATCGAGCGTCTGCCGCTTATGTCTCAGAACGAAATGGACTGGCTTGCCTATGAGCTCAATCAGACGCAAGCGGCCTATGACGACGAACGCTTTGCGTTCGAGCTGTTTGGCGTCCGCGCGGCCGAAACGCCCGACGCCATTGCCGCCACTCATGGCGAGGAAAGCATCACCTATGGCGAACTCGATGCGCGAAGCTGGCAGATGGCGCGACTGCTCCAGGAAAAGCTACTCGTGCCCGGCTGCCGTGTGGCGGTGGCGCTCGACCGCTCCATAGACATGCTGGTAACGCTGCTGGCGATCATGAAGGCCGACCACATCTATGTTCCGCTCGATCCGGATCACCCCGAGGCGCGCCTGCGGCAGACCATGGAGGCGGCCAAAATCTCCGCATTGATCTGCAACAGTGACAGGATTGCCGACCTCACCGGTGATGACGTGCTGCCGATCATGCTCGATGACGAGCGCGAAGCGATTGCTGCCAGGGATGCGGCACCGCTCGAGGAACGGGTTTATGGCACTGATGCTGCAGCCTACATCATCTTCACTTCCGGCTCGACCGGCGTACCCAAGGGTGTCGAGGTTCCGCACAACGCTCTCGTCAATTTCCTCACTTCCATGGCGAAGCAACCCGGCTTTGCGGCGGACGACACATTGCTTGCCGTGACGACCATTTCCTTCGACATCGCCGCGCTGGAACTCTACCTGCCGCTGATCTGCGGTGGCCGCGTGGTGATCGCCGACCGGATCGAGGTGCAGGACGGGTTCCGACTGGTCAAGCGTCTCGACGACTGTGGCGCAACCGTTTTGCAGGCCACACCAACCCTCTGGCAGATGCTTGTCGAAGCGGGGCTAGGCGAGAGGAGATCGCTCAAGATGCTGTGCGGCGGTGAACCGCTGCCGGCCGCGCTGGCACACAGCCTGTGTGCGCTGGGAGGCGAACTGTGGAACATGTACGGGCCGACCGAGACCACGATCTGGTCCTCATTCGCGCGGATCGATGATCCGGATGCGCCGATCACGATCGGCCAGCCCATCGCCAACACGCAACTCTACATATTGGACGCGCGCAACCGGCTTGCGCCTGTGGGAGCGATGGGCGAACTGAACATCGGCGGTGATGGGCTCGCCATCGGCTATTTCAACAATGCTGAACAGACGCAGGCTGCGTTCCGCAACGTATCGATTGGCGGCGTCCCGCAGCGGCTTTACAAAACAGGCGACATCGGGCGGCGCATGCCGGATGGGTCGCTGCAGCTTCTGGGACGCCGCGACAACCAGATCAAGCTGCGCGGTTTCCGTATCGAACTCGGCGATATCGAGGCAGTTATCGCAAAGGCCGAGGGCGTGCGCCAGTGCGCTGTTGTGGCGCCCTTGAACCGCAACGGCGATCGGCAGCTCGTCTGCCACATCGTGCCGGACGACCCGGCGAACCCGCCTGAGCCAAAGGCGCTGAGCGCGCATGGGAACGGGCTTCTTCCCGGCCACATGGTGCCTGCCTTCTGGGTCAATGCCGAGGCGCTGCCTCAGACGGCCAATGGCAAGCTCGACCGCAAGACGCTCGAGAAACAGGGCATTCCGCGCCAGGAAGCAGCTGTCATTCGCACCGCGCCGCGCACCCCCATGGAAGAAAAACTTTCAGCCATCTGGCGCGACGTTCTCAACATTCCCCAAATCGGCGTCGAGGAGAACATCTACGCATTAGGGGCGGATTCGCTGAGCATATTTCGCATTGCGGCCCGGATGATCGATGCCGGCCTGCCGCTGGAGGCGCGACACCTCCTGCAGCACCCCACCATCGGGGAATTGGCGCTGATCGCAGATGAGACCGACGGCGAGACCGTGAACGGCGTCAGGCCGCATGTGCCTTCGCTGAAGGATTTCCGGCATGGCGCGCGCCGCCGCATGGAGGCCCACGGATGA